Proteins co-encoded in one Clostridiales bacterium genomic window:
- the rpsT gene encoding 30S ribosomal protein S20: protein MANIKSQKKRILTSAKAHDRNKAAKSAIKTAIKKVDVAVGAGDSDAAVAAAQDASRMLDKAASNGVIHKNQAANRKSGIMKRATGSGD from the coding sequence GTGGCGAACATCAAGAGCCAAAAGAAGCGCATCTTGACCAGCGCGAAAGCACATGACCGCAACAAGGCGGCCAAGTCCGCCATCAAGACAGCCATCAAGAAGGTGGATGTCGCTGTCGGCGCAGGAGATTCTGACGCCGCCGTCGCCGCCGCGCAGGATGCATCACGCATGCTTGATAAAGCGGCAAGCAATGGCGTTATCCACAAGAATCAGGCAGCGAACCGCAAGTCGGGCATCATGAAGCGCGCAACTGGGAGTGGCGACTAG
- a CDS encoding nucleotidyltransferase domain-containing protein, giving the protein MVAVIEDRMDAIRKACERFHVVRLDVFGSVLRDDFEPGRSDIDFLVDFGSMSPYDKPDAYFGLLDELRAILGTDVDLVMVGALKNRYIRDDVNRTKQQLYAA; this is encoded by the coding sequence ATGGTTGCTGTGATCGAAGACAGAATGGATGCGATACGCAAGGCGTGTGAGCGTTTCCACGTGGTACGCCTCGATGTCTTCGGCTCGGTGCTGCGTGACGACTTCGAGCCTGGACGAAGTGATATTGATTTCCTGGTCGATTTCGGTTCCATGTCGCCCTACGACAAGCCGGATGCATACTTCGGCCTGCTGGACGAACTGCGCGCCATCCTCGGAACTGATGTCGATCTCGTGATGGTTGGCGCGCTCAAGAACCGCTACATCCGCGACGATGTCAATCGGACGAAACAGCAGCTCTATGCAGCGTGA
- a CDS encoding DUF86 domain-containing protein: MLALSHKAPEVFASITGARRIVDFRNRLTHEYPTVDDELVWGLAKVDLQVLRGECEALISQFDSAD; encoded by the coding sequence GTGCTAGCTCTGTCACACAAAGCGCCAGAAGTCTTCGCTTCGATCACGGGCGCACGGCGGATCGTCGACTTCCGGAATCGCCTGACACATGAGTATCCGACCGTCGATGACGAGCTAGTGTGGGGACTTGCGAAGGTTGATTTGCAGGTTCTCAGAGGCGAGTGCGAAGCGCTGATTTCGCAGTTCGACTCTGCGGACTAG
- a CDS encoding type II toxin-antitoxin system RelE/ParE family toxin: MVSFGDRATEDLYHGRSTSGARRFPNDIVNLALVKLDMLNGAAAVLDLKSPPGNRLEALKGDLKGFHSIRVNDQWRIVFSWQNNGAHDVRLMDYHK; this comes from the coding sequence ATCGTCTCGTTCGGCGACCGCGCGACAGAGGACCTGTACCATGGCCGGTCCACCAGCGGGGCGCGTCGGTTTCCAAACGACATCGTGAACCTTGCCTTGGTCAAGCTGGATATGCTCAACGGTGCCGCGGCGGTACTCGATCTGAAGTCGCCACCCGGCAATCGGTTGGAGGCGCTCAAGGGCGACCTGAAGGGTTTCCACTCGATCAGGGTGAACGACCAATGGCGGATCGTGTTCAGTTGGCAGAACAACGGCGCTCACGACGTCCGGCTGATGGACTATCACAAGTAG
- a CDS encoding HigA family addiction module antidote protein, whose translation MIPENRIPTHPGVILSQEFLAPLGITQVAFAAHLGVPVQRINELIRGKRGVTPETAWLLSEALNTTPEFWINLQTAHDLARSRPSEPLKPLAAIA comes from the coding sequence ATGATTCCGGAAAACCGCATACCCACTCATCCCGGCGTGATTTTGAGCCAGGAGTTTCTCGCCCCGCTCGGTATCACCCAGGTCGCCTTCGCCGCGCACCTGGGTGTTCCCGTCCAGCGCATCAACGAGTTGATTCGCGGCAAGCGGGGTGTGACGCCGGAGACGGCGTGGCTGCTCTCTGAGGCGCTCAACACGACTCCGGAGTTCTGGATCAACCTGCAAACGGCACATGATTTGGCACGCAGTCGCCCGTCGGAGCCGTTGAAGCCGCTCGCCGCAATCGCGTGA
- the lepA gene encoding translation elongation factor 4, with product MSDPTHIRNFSIIAHIDHGKSTLADRVLELTHTVADRDMVEQVLDSMDIERERGITIKAQAVRVLYTAENGETYQLNLIDTPGHVDFTYEVSRSLQACEGVILVVDAAQGVEAQTVANAMMAMNAGLEIIPLINKIDLPAADPDRVRHEIEEGLAIPADDAVLASGKTGEGVREALEAVITRIPPPRGDAEAPLKALIFDSYFDAYRGVVALVRIIDGSVRKGLKIRMLATGVVTDVEEVGVRRPANMPVDELGVGEVGYLITGLKDPALVKVGDTVTVARHGVTEPLPGYREVKPMVYAGLYPIDGDQYPDLRDALDKLKLNDPALVYDPESSHALGFGFRVGFLGLLHMEVIKERLEREFGLDLLATAPSVEYRVFKTNGELVIVHSPQDMPEPGHIDRIEEPFLKATVLVPPEYVGAVMELAESRRSTFKDMQYLSATTVEMHYETPLSELIMDFFDQLKSRTRGYASLDYEYIGYRPGNLVKLDILLAGKAIDALSFIVHRDKAYARGKVLTEKLREIIPRQMFEVPIQAAIGGKILARETVRAKRKDVLAKCYGGDITRKRKLLEKQKAGKKRMKSVGAVEVPQEAFMAILKVDE from the coding sequence ATGAGCGACCCCACCCACATACGCAACTTCTCTATCATCGCGCACATCGATCACGGAAAGTCGACGCTCGCCGACAGGGTTCTCGAGCTGACGCATACCGTCGCCGATCGCGACATGGTCGAGCAGGTTCTCGACTCGATGGACATCGAGCGCGAGCGCGGCATCACGATCAAGGCCCAAGCGGTGCGTGTTCTCTACACTGCCGAGAACGGCGAGACGTATCAGCTCAACCTCATCGACACTCCCGGACACGTTGACTTCACGTACGAGGTATCGCGCTCACTTCAAGCCTGTGAAGGCGTCATCTTGGTTGTGGATGCCGCTCAGGGCGTGGAAGCCCAGACCGTGGCTAACGCCATGATGGCGATGAACGCGGGCCTTGAGATCATCCCGCTCATCAACAAGATCGATCTTCCCGCCGCCGATCCAGACCGGGTGCGCCACGAGATTGAAGAAGGCCTCGCTATTCCTGCCGATGACGCGGTGCTTGCCAGCGGTAAGACCGGTGAGGGTGTCCGAGAGGCGCTTGAAGCGGTCATCACGCGGATTCCACCACCCAGGGGTGATGCTGAAGCACCGTTGAAGGCGCTCATCTTCGACTCGTACTTCGATGCGTATCGGGGAGTCGTTGCGCTCGTTCGCATCATCGACGGTTCGGTGCGCAAGGGCCTGAAGATCCGCATGCTGGCGACCGGCGTCGTGACAGATGTTGAAGAGGTTGGTGTTCGGCGCCCTGCCAACATGCCCGTTGACGAGCTCGGGGTAGGGGAGGTGGGATACCTCATCACCGGACTCAAAGACCCGGCGCTCGTCAAAGTTGGAGACACCGTCACCGTCGCGAGGCACGGGGTGACGGAGCCGCTGCCGGGGTATCGCGAGGTCAAGCCGATGGTCTACGCGGGCCTCTATCCGATAGACGGGGACCAGTATCCGGATCTGCGTGACGCGCTCGACAAACTCAAGCTCAACGATCCGGCGCTCGTCTACGATCCGGAGTCGAGCCACGCTCTCGGCTTCGGGTTTCGCGTAGGGTTTCTCGGCTTGCTACATATGGAAGTGATCAAGGAGCGCCTCGAGCGCGAGTTCGGCCTTGATCTGCTCGCCACCGCTCCCAGCGTGGAGTACCGCGTCTTCAAGACCAACGGCGAGCTCGTCATCGTGCACTCTCCCCAAGACATGCCGGAACCCGGACACATCGACCGGATCGAGGAGCCGTTTCTTAAGGCGACTGTGCTCGTGCCACCTGAATACGTTGGCGCTGTGATGGAGCTGGCGGAAAGCCGCCGGTCGACGTTTAAAGACATGCAGTACCTCTCTGCCACGACGGTCGAGATGCACTACGAGACCCCGCTTTCCGAGCTCATCATGGACTTCTTCGACCAGCTCAAAAGCCGTACCCGCGGCTATGCGAGTCTCGATTACGAGTACATCGGCTACAGGCCTGGCAACCTCGTCAAACTCGACATCTTGCTCGCCGGCAAAGCGATCGACGCGCTTTCGTTCATCGTTCACCGCGACAAGGCGTATGCGAGAGGCAAGGTGCTTACCGAGAAGCTCCGCGAGATCATCCCCCGGCAGATGTTTGAGGTTCCGATTCAAGCGGCGATCGGCGGCAAGATCCTCGCGCGCGAGACGGTGCGCGCAAAGCGCAAGGACGTGCTTGCGAAGTGCTACGGCGGCGACATCACCCGTAAGCGCAAACTGCTCGAGAAGCAGAAGGCTGGCAAGAAACGGATGAAATCTGTCGGAGCGGTAGAGGTGCCCCAGGAGGCGTTCATGGCGATTCTCAAGGTCGATGAGTAG
- the hrcA gene encoding heat-inducible transcription repressor HrcA — protein MLSERRRLVLKALVEEYIGSGQPVGSQCLVDRYRLGCSPATVRSELSALEETGYVYQPHVSSGRVPTDIGYRSFVDDLIVSDGIARLDVAVELRSKHLALASELDSLMRQTSALLSHLTHYVAVVLAPALDVSRVRKVDLVPMGPRRALLVLITEGGQVVNRHIALAEEATPDLLAEVERALNARLDGKRAVEVRPLAEAAHDNHLKEELFSEVMGHVVACLEQADRDRLYHVGVPELLRLPEFADAGLAVPLLCVLEDGLALLSAFQEVVRSGGLTVRIGHENTLSELGQMSLVATRYGSPSADGMVGVIGPTRMDYSRAIAAVHCVAEGLNEVLDGPGAYA, from the coding sequence ATGTTGAGCGAACGCAGGCGTCTGGTGTTGAAGGCGCTTGTCGAAGAGTACATCGGGAGCGGACAGCCAGTAGGGTCGCAGTGTCTTGTTGATCGCTACCGGCTGGGCTGTAGCCCCGCCACGGTAAGAAGCGAGCTTTCCGCGCTCGAAGAGACCGGCTACGTCTACCAACCGCACGTCTCCTCCGGTCGTGTGCCCACGGACATCGGCTACCGCTCGTTCGTCGACGACTTGATCGTCTCGGACGGCATCGCCCGTCTCGATGTGGCTGTGGAGCTACGCAGCAAACACCTTGCGCTTGCGAGTGAACTTGATTCCCTCATGCGCCAGACATCGGCGCTCCTGTCACACTTGACGCACTACGTCGCGGTTGTACTCGCTCCGGCGCTCGACGTGTCCCGTGTCCGCAAGGTCGACCTCGTTCCGATGGGGCCGCGCCGCGCGCTTCTCGTGCTGATCACTGAGGGAGGCCAAGTGGTCAACAGGCACATCGCACTCGCCGAGGAGGCCACTCCGGATCTTCTCGCCGAGGTGGAGCGGGCGCTCAACGCTCGTCTCGACGGCAAGAGGGCGGTCGAGGTTCGCCCGCTCGCTGAAGCCGCGCACGACAACCACCTCAAAGAGGAGCTTTTCAGTGAGGTGATGGGTCACGTCGTCGCGTGCCTCGAGCAGGCTGATCGCGACCGGCTCTACCACGTGGGCGTGCCGGAGCTGCTTCGGCTCCCCGAGTTCGCCGACGCCGGACTCGCCGTCCCGCTGCTCTGTGTTCTTGAGGACGGCCTTGCGCTCCTCAGCGCGTTCCAGGAAGTCGTGCGCTCAGGCGGGCTGACTGTGCGCATCGGCCACGAGAACACCTTGAGCGAACTCGGCCAGATGAGTCTTGTTGCTACTCGCTACGGTTCACCGAGTGCTGATGGCATGGTAGGCGTCATCGGTCCGACCCGCATGGACTACTCGAGGGCGATAGCGGCGGTCCACTGTGTGGCTGAGGGTTTAAACGAGGTGCTCGACGGCCCGGGAGCGTACGCGTGA
- the dnaJ gene encoding molecular chaperone DnaJ, whose product MPAGTKDYYAVLGVSTDASESEIKKAFRRKARECHPDVCGDHDAEDRFKAVNEAYDVLSDPAKRDVYDRYGTTDPRAGGGYGPDIGDIFGGGFGMEDLFSAFFGGMAGGGSGRRVRREGRDMAMQLVITLEEAAEGVEKETYLNRLVPCDECAATGSSDGSQPSACATCNGTGQRRTERRTFLGVMQTLTPCEPCGGTGETIASACSECQGQGRVPDREHVTIPIPAGIDDGMQVRVPGHGEAGVRGATSGDLIVTVRVAPHEYLHREGADLHARMPLTVTQAVLGAEVTLAGLAGDVTVEVPAGTQHGDVLRVRGAGMPRVRGGSRGDLHVHAAVDIPRKLTKRQRELFGELSETFGEAARPTTFERLKDWLSG is encoded by the coding sequence GTGCCAGCGGGTACGAAGGATTACTATGCGGTGCTCGGCGTATCGACCGACGCGAGCGAATCAGAGATTAAGAAGGCGTTCAGACGCAAGGCGCGCGAGTGCCACCCCGACGTGTGTGGCGACCACGACGCCGAAGACCGCTTCAAGGCGGTCAACGAAGCTTACGACGTCTTGTCCGACCCTGCCAAGCGCGACGTGTACGACCGGTACGGCACCACCGATCCCCGCGCCGGGGGTGGCTACGGTCCGGATATCGGCGACATATTTGGCGGCGGCTTTGGAATGGAAGACCTGTTCAGCGCGTTTTTTGGCGGGATGGCCGGTGGCGGTTCGGGGCGCCGGGTTCGCCGAGAAGGACGCGATATGGCCATGCAGCTCGTCATCACGCTCGAAGAGGCTGCCGAGGGCGTCGAGAAGGAGACATACCTCAACCGCCTCGTTCCGTGTGATGAGTGTGCTGCCACCGGCTCAAGCGACGGATCGCAGCCGAGTGCGTGCGCCACGTGCAACGGGACAGGTCAGCGTCGCACCGAGCGCCGGACGTTCCTCGGCGTGATGCAGACGCTTACCCCGTGTGAACCGTGCGGCGGGACCGGCGAGACCATCGCGTCGGCGTGTTCCGAGTGTCAGGGGCAGGGCCGTGTGCCCGACCGCGAACACGTGACCATTCCTATACCCGCTGGCATCGACGACGGTATGCAGGTAAGAGTGCCCGGCCATGGCGAAGCTGGTGTTCGCGGCGCGACTTCCGGCGACCTCATCGTGACGGTGCGCGTTGCCCCTCACGAGTATCTGCATCGCGAGGGGGCAGACCTGCACGCGCGTATGCCGCTTACTGTCACCCAGGCGGTCCTCGGGGCCGAGGTGACCCTCGCCGGGCTTGCCGGTGACGTGACGGTCGAAGTTCCAGCGGGGACACAGCACGGCGATGTGCTCAGGGTGCGTGGTGCGGGGATGCCGCGCGTGCGCGGTGGCTCCCGTGGCGATTTGCACGTCCACGCTGCTGTCGACATCCCCCGAAAGCTCACTAAACGTCAGCGTGAGCTGTTCGGGGAGCTTTCGGAGACGTTCGGTGAGGCCGCGCGGCCTACCACGTTTGAGCGGCTCAAAGACTGGCTTTCAGGATAG
- a CDS encoding 16S rRNA (uracil(1498)-N(3))-methyltransferase codes for MALHRFFLTGPLPADVSADQIVTLALDMRDVRHATRVLRLGPGGQIVVVDTGGAVWKARITSASDAGIVVALIERVEDERLPYVTLVAGVTKGDKIDLAVEKCVEIGVSRVTPILAERSVVRFTPEKASARGDRWRRVAAAAAKQAQRASVPVVDDPVALFEVAQAIIDSHDVVLVAWEDAAATAPGIGEALDEAGANAESRVAVVVGPEGGLTAAEVYAFERAGARAVSLGGCVLRAETAGIVAAAVALYELGALGGRARG; via the coding sequence ATGGCCCTGCACCGATTCTTCCTCACTGGGCCGCTCCCGGCAGACGTGAGTGCTGACCAAATCGTCACCCTTGCGCTCGACATGCGTGACGTTCGACACGCTACCCGCGTGTTGCGCCTCGGTCCTGGCGGCCAGATCGTTGTGGTCGACACGGGTGGCGCGGTATGGAAGGCGCGGATCACCTCGGCGAGTGATGCCGGGATCGTCGTAGCTCTCATTGAGCGCGTTGAAGACGAGAGGCTTCCCTACGTCACTCTCGTAGCGGGCGTGACCAAGGGCGACAAGATTGATCTTGCCGTCGAGAAGTGCGTCGAGATCGGCGTAAGCCGCGTCACGCCTATTCTCGCCGAGCGTTCCGTCGTTCGCTTTACTCCCGAGAAAGCCTCGGCGAGAGGGGATCGTTGGCGCAGAGTCGCTGCGGCTGCCGCGAAGCAGGCGCAGAGGGCTTCGGTCCCGGTGGTAGATGACCCGGTAGCTCTCTTTGAGGTCGCGCAGGCGATCATCGACTCGCATGACGTCGTGCTCGTGGCGTGGGAGGATGCGGCGGCGACCGCTCCTGGGATCGGTGAGGCGCTCGATGAGGCGGGAGCGAATGCCGAGAGCCGCGTGGCCGTGGTTGTGGGGCCAGAGGGAGGGCTTACCGCCGCCGAAGTGTACGCTTTCGAGCGGGCTGGCGCACGTGCGGTCTCGCTTGGCGGGTGCGTTCTGCGCGCTGAGACCGCCGGGATCGTCGCGGCGGCCGTGGCCCTCTACGAACTGGGCGCACTTGGAGGTCGAGCGCGTGGCTGA
- the mtaB gene encoding tRNA (N(6)-L-threonylcarbamoyladenosine(37)-C(2))-methylthiotransferase MtaB: MADGITGQSVAFTTLGCKVNRVESDTIAAHLLEAGVRLTETLEADVIVVNTCTVTGEADRKARKAVRRALSQPRNPTVVVTGCLAALDTGALAALGDRVVVVADKEEAFRKITELLGRRSGETAPGSAERAAAEDVLKTGGALRANEGFRTRVAVKIQDGCDAYCTYCIVPYARGGPSSVPLRDIVIQVGALAEAGTSEVVLTGINLGRYRDPATGAVLADVVSALDTTGISRIRLSSLEPADLTPHLLDALASSRALCAHLHVPLQAGSDRILSAMGRPYTASGYAVTIAAAREALPGLSVTTDVIAGFPGETHAEAERTREFVRDLGFARLHVFRYSRREGAPAAQMSGHLPAKTIAVRARELRSLDESLRQQHAASRIGTTVEVLVESVKDGIATGTTREYLTLAAPAAHYAPGSLGHACVVGRREATLIGEWA, from the coding sequence GTGGCTGACGGCATCACGGGTCAAAGCGTCGCCTTCACGACGCTTGGCTGCAAGGTCAACCGTGTCGAGAGCGACACCATCGCGGCTCACCTGCTTGAGGCCGGCGTGCGACTCACAGAGACCCTGGAAGCAGACGTGATCGTCGTAAACACCTGCACGGTCACTGGCGAGGCCGATCGCAAGGCCCGCAAGGCCGTGCGCCGTGCGCTCTCACAGCCTCGCAACCCCACTGTTGTGGTGACGGGTTGTCTTGCGGCGCTCGACACGGGTGCTTTGGCGGCTCTTGGCGACCGGGTCGTAGTGGTGGCGGACAAAGAGGAGGCTTTCCGGAAGATCACCGAGCTGCTCGGCAGGCGCAGCGGTGAGACGGCCCCCGGCTCCGCAGAGAGAGCCGCCGCTGAAGACGTCCTCAAGACAGGCGGTGCGCTGCGCGCGAATGAGGGATTTAGGACCCGGGTCGCGGTCAAGATCCAGGACGGCTGCGACGCGTATTGCACATACTGCATCGTGCCCTACGCCCGCGGTGGCCCCAGCTCTGTCCCGCTTCGAGACATCGTCATCCAGGTTGGTGCCCTCGCCGAGGCGGGAACGAGTGAGGTCGTGCTCACCGGAATCAACCTCGGCAGGTATAGGGATCCCGCTACCGGCGCCGTACTCGCTGACGTGGTCAGCGCACTCGATACCACGGGGATTTCCCGCATCCGCCTTTCTAGCCTCGAGCCAGCGGACCTCACGCCGCACCTGCTCGATGCGCTCGCCTCAAGCCGTGCTCTCTGCGCGCACCTGCACGTGCCTTTGCAGGCCGGGTCTGACCGTATCCTCTCGGCGATGGGTCGGCCCTACACGGCCTCCGGGTACGCTGTCACGATCGCAGCGGCTCGCGAGGCGCTGCCGGGGCTTTCGGTTACCACCGACGTGATCGCTGGCTTTCCTGGCGAGACCCATGCAGAGGCCGAGCGCACGCGTGAGTTCGTGCGCGATCTGGGATTCGCGCGCCTCCATGTGTTTCGTTACTCGCGCCGAGAGGGGGCACCTGCCGCCCAAATGTCCGGACACCTTCCTGCGAAAACGATCGCCGTCCGAGCGAGAGAGCTGCGTTCACTCGACGAGTCCTTGAGGCAGCAACACGCCGCATCGCGCATCGGCACGACTGTTGAGGTGCTCGTCGAGTCGGTCAAGGACGGCATTGCCACAGGCACCACACGCGAGTACCTGACCCTTGCCGCGCCCGCGGCGCACTACGCTCCCGGTTCGCTCGGCCATGCGTGTGTGGTCGGGCGGCGGGAGGCGACCCTCATCGGCGAGTGGGCGTGA
- a CDS encoding PhoH family protein, producing MTDLLGQADGVLRMIEAHFEPQITVRGNEITISGQAAQSQVVSALFAEMISLVQKGERLTPESLERSIELLEGGECSPSALYADVLLTHKGKQLRPKTAGQKRYVDAIRANTVTFGIGPAGTGKTYLAMAMAVDALKKREVGRIILTRPAVEAGESLGYLPGTLYEKVDPYLRPLYDALFDMMDIEKSQQFMDRGIIEVAPLAFMRGRTLNDSFIILDEAQNTSPEQMKMFLTRLGFGSKVVITGDVTQIDLPKGKSGLKQVREILMDVSEIAFVELDSKDVVRHKLVQRIVNAYHVFEEARASASATVTAAAAADIAGRRQDRTP from the coding sequence ATGACCGACCTGCTCGGACAAGCCGACGGAGTGTTACGCATGATCGAGGCACACTTCGAACCTCAGATCACGGTGCGCGGAAATGAGATCACCATCTCAGGGCAGGCTGCCCAGAGCCAGGTGGTATCGGCGCTCTTTGCCGAGATGATCTCGCTTGTGCAGAAGGGCGAGCGACTCACTCCGGAGAGCCTCGAGCGCTCCATCGAGTTGCTTGAGGGCGGGGAGTGTTCTCCGAGCGCGCTTTATGCGGACGTCCTGCTCACCCACAAGGGCAAGCAGTTGAGGCCCAAGACGGCCGGACAGAAGCGCTACGTCGACGCGATCCGCGCGAACACGGTGACGTTTGGCATCGGGCCGGCTGGTACAGGCAAGACCTACCTGGCGATGGCGATGGCGGTCGACGCCCTCAAGAAGCGGGAGGTAGGGCGGATCATCCTCACTCGGCCCGCTGTCGAGGCGGGCGAGAGTCTCGGCTATCTTCCTGGCACGCTGTACGAGAAGGTCGACCCGTACCTGCGGCCGCTTTACGACGCGCTGTTCGACATGATGGACATCGAAAAGTCGCAACAGTTCATGGATAGGGGCATCATCGAAGTCGCGCCGCTGGCGTTCATGCGCGGCCGAACGCTAAACGACAGTTTCATCATCTTGGACGAGGCGCAAAACACGAGCCCAGAACAGATGAAGATGTTCCTCACACGGCTGGGTTTTGGGAGCAAGGTGGTGATCACCGGAGACGTGACGCAGATCGACCTGCCCAAGGGCAAGTCAGGTCTCAAGCAGGTGCGCGAAATACTCATGGACGTGAGCGAGATTGCCTTCGTGGAACTCGACTCAAAAGACGTGGTGCGCCACAAGCTCGTTCAGCGGATCGTCAACGCGTACCACGTCTTCGAGGAGGCCCGCGCTTCCGCTTCCGCCACCGTAACCGCCGCAGCAGCGGCAGACATCGCCGGTCGACGTCAGGACCGGACGCCGTGA
- a CDS encoding HDIG domain-containing protein, producing MSDSTEAPPVGQVSTTVWWRKKRYRVLLPVVAIVLIVMPLVVQAPPIGVTEGEPAQRTFRANRTVQFVDEPATALARQAAADSVEPVYVFDAQVLAEARGDVAAYFDAVRTTRPAMAENDTATVAALVTSLRGYDAEWTETLLTTDDATFGRAARAAEQLVTTVLSRRFSADELDAVIQQLTESAESLEFTAPVRAAIKGVATRSVQPTLKLDDAATAAARAAAADGADPVVIVKQAGENIVQQGEIVNSEHLEIIRRLGLLDQGGSVSSLLALFFLATMAVGTCAAYVWRFERRVFERVRDLLLVTVLVAGAIWVTRTILWLFPEISLFLLPVPLAAILATLLVNSRIGLLTGLLSTIGGVLLGFSEGASAVAMLVWSVSSVVAVSFMTERRRLFYVGMFLVAAGAFIGAVASLAAGEPTREAISAAGNGALGGMFAAVLGYGLLPFFEYAFGVTTDVRLLELASPSHPLMRRLMLEAPGTYNHSVFAGTLAESAAEEIGARGLLARVGAYYHDVGKLSRPSFFVENQSGSGNPHDSTAPGLSALIITAHVREGVKLAEENRLPAEVVEIIEQHHGDSLVTYFYDKAASESGAAVPEEDFRYRSARPQSREAALVMLADGAEAAVRALDKPSVPRIQAAVRSIVDAKVADGQLHDSDLTLADIDKVVAVYSKLLAAVYHPRVEYPETIPRRSVHAHRYHES from the coding sequence ATGAGTGACTCCACCGAGGCACCCCCCGTCGGGCAAGTATCGACCACCGTCTGGTGGCGGAAGAAGCGATACCGCGTCTTGCTGCCGGTTGTGGCCATCGTCCTGATCGTCATGCCGCTCGTGGTTCAGGCCCCTCCAATAGGTGTGACCGAGGGCGAGCCCGCGCAGCGTACGTTTAGAGCAAATCGTACCGTCCAGTTTGTCGACGAGCCCGCAACAGCTCTTGCGCGACAAGCCGCCGCGGACTCAGTCGAGCCGGTATACGTGTTCGACGCTCAGGTGCTTGCCGAGGCTCGCGGGGACGTCGCCGCCTACTTCGACGCCGTGCGGACGACGCGTCCCGCGATGGCCGAGAATGACACCGCAACGGTCGCCGCACTAGTGACGTCGCTTCGAGGATACGATGCCGAGTGGACCGAGACACTCCTCACTACCGATGACGCGACGTTCGGCAGGGCCGCCCGAGCAGCCGAGCAGCTCGTCACAACGGTGTTGTCCAGGCGCTTTTCCGCCGATGAGCTCGACGCGGTCATTCAGCAACTCACCGAGAGCGCGGAAAGTCTCGAGTTCACCGCCCCGGTTCGTGCGGCCATCAAGGGGGTTGCCACCCGGAGCGTCCAGCCAACACTCAAGCTCGACGATGCGGCTACCGCCGCCGCTCGAGCCGCCGCCGCCGATGGCGCCGATCCCGTTGTGATCGTCAAGCAGGCGGGAGAGAACATCGTCCAGCAAGGCGAGATCGTCAACTCCGAGCACCTGGAGATTATTCGCCGCCTTGGCCTGCTTGATCAGGGCGGATCCGTTTCGTCGCTGCTTGCACTCTTTTTCCTTGCGACCATGGCGGTGGGTACGTGCGCCGCGTACGTATGGCGCTTCGAGCGCCGGGTATTCGAACGTGTACGCGACTTGCTGCTTGTGACCGTGCTCGTGGCCGGGGCGATCTGGGTGACGCGCACGATACTCTGGCTCTTCCCGGAGATATCGCTGTTTCTCCTTCCGGTCCCGCTCGCGGCCATCCTTGCGACCCTTCTCGTGAACAGTCGTATCGGTCTGCTGACCGGACTGCTCTCCACCATCGGCGGCGTCTTGCTCGGCTTTTCCGAGGGAGCGAGCGCGGTCGCCATGCTTGTCTGGAGCGTGAGTTCCGTCGTAGCGGTCTCGTTCATGACTGAACGGCGCCGTCTTTTCTACGTCGGGATGTTTCTTGTAGCCGCAGGTGCGTTTATCGGAGCGGTCGCGTCGCTTGCAGCCGGCGAACCAACTCGCGAGGCGATAAGCGCGGCTGGCAACGGCGCCCTGGGAGGGATGTTCGCAGCGGTGCTAGGTTACGGGCTGTTGCCCTTCTTTGAATACGCGTTTGGTGTGACCACCGACGTCCGGCTTCTCGAGCTGGCGAGCCCCAGCCACCCCCTGATGCGCCGTCTCATGCTTGAGGCGCCGGGCACCTACAACCACTCCGTCTTCGCCGGAACACTCGCTGAATCGGCCGCCGAGGAGATCGGCGCGCGCGGCTTGCTCGCGCGCGTGGGTGCGTACTACCACGACGTCGGCAAACTATCGCGTCCAAGTTTCTTCGTCGAGAACCAGAGCGGCTCAGGCAATCCGCACGATTCGACCGCGCCGGGCCTCTCGGCGCTCATCATCACCGCGCACGTTCGCGAGGGCGTGAAGCTGGCCGAGGAGAACCGCCTGCCAGCCGAGGTTGTCGAGATCATCGAGCAACACCACGGAGACAGCCTCGTCACGTACTTCTACGACAAGGCGGCAAGTGAGTCCGGGGCAGCCGTTCCCGAGGAGGATTTCCGCTACCGTTCCGCGCGTCCGCAATCCCGCGAGGCAGCGCTTGTCATGCTCGCCGACGGTGCGGAGGCGGCGGTCCGCGCGCTCGACAAGCCCTCAGTGCCGCGCATTCAGGCCGCGGTTCGCTCGATCGTCGACGCTAAGGTCGCTGACGGACAGCTCCACGACTCCGACCTGACTCTCGCCGATATCGACAAGGTGGTCGCGGTCTACTCGAAGCTTCTTGCGGCCGTATATCATCCCCGCGTCGAATACCCGGAGACGATTCCGAGGAGGTCTGTGCATGCGCATCGCTATCACGAGTCATAG